The Hydra vulgaris chromosome 11, alternate assembly HydraT2T_AEP genome contains a region encoding:
- the LOC100208132 gene encoding ETS translocation variant 1 isoform X1: MAIYCHNQQIDYSAMSFEPLSSLTLAERSVDKNYFPNDKETLYQNDEKSYLYDTHDLFQDLSQMQEHWMRAAHTTKEDQFVPEYSLARKEHAKVLTGYGPVQIKVEDESYKNSYETPCCMINDSSNQISNMNMLQVPSSLQPPITANELSLLGMRNNNLQAPPTAPAPSSSSNMRYEFSPRSPVYPRYASPLRGLKNVPPLDHGNELLRPLTHPNLSNQVLNHTKKSDFKSSDDVTNCTPYDLSHKSSDIAQPNSMQLNFELLGSLESSLDYIKKEAQENRDIPAKESDSELTSGTEYLRHRTLNKKQKHNRLERENPFSRYEGNSRRPYQRRGTLQLWQFLVALLSEDDCQQFICWNGRGLEFKLNDPEEVARRWGMQKNRPAMNYDKLSRSLRYYYEKGIMQKVSGERYVYRFVCSPDALFNLAFPDGIRPLLKPQCSQPDKLQNHRFIHHETEFPLPYVETSHTRVPCNLDYWNKNNDVLNF; encoded by the exons ATGGCTATTTATTGTCATAATCAGCAAATTGATTACTCCGCAATGTCATTC GAACCATTATCCTCATTAACCTTAGCTGAACGATCTGtcgataaaaattattttcccaATGACAAAGAAACTTTGTATCAAAATGATGAAAAATCGTATCTGTACGATACCCATG ATTTATTTCAAGATCTTTCTCAAATGCAAGAACATTGGATGCGAGCTG cCCATACTACTAAAGAAGATCAATTTGTTCCTGAATATTCTTTAGCAAGAAAAGAACATGCTAAAGTGCTAACAG gaTATGGACCAGTACAAATAAAAGTTGAAGacgaaagttacaaaaatagtTACGAAACACCATGCTGCATGATAAATGACTCCTCCAATCAGATTTCTAATATGAATATGCTACAGGTACCATCAAGTTTACAACCTCCGATAACCGCTAACGAGCTGTCATTATTGGGAATGAGAAATAATAACCTTCAAGCACCACCTACTGCTCCTGCTCCATCATCTTCTAGCAACATGCGATATGAATTTAGTCCAAGATCTCCAGTATACCCAAG GTATGCAAGCCCACTACGAGGTTTAAAAAATGTGCCACCACTTGACCATGGAAACGAGTTATTACGTCCGCTTACTCACCCCAATCTTTCGAATCAAGTTTTAAATCATACTAAGAAATCAGATTTCAAATCTTCTGATGATGTAACAAACTGTACACCGTATGATTTATCTCACAAAAGTAGTGATATTGCTCAACCTAATTCTATGCAGTTAAATTTTGAGTTGCTTGGCTCGCTTGAAAGCTCGTTagactatataaaaaaagaagcacaAGAAAACCGGGACATACCTGCAAAAGAGTctg attctGAATTGACAAGCGGAACTGAATATTTACGACATCggacattaaacaaaaaacagaaacaCAATCGTCTTg aaAGAGAGAACCCTTTTAGCCGTTATGAGGGAAACTCACGACGTCCTTATCAAAGACGTGGTACACTGCAACTGTGGCAATTTCTAGTTGCTTTACTCTCAGAGGATGACTGTCAACAGTTTATATGCTGGAATGGTAGGGGATTGGAATTCAAATTAAATGACCCTGAAGAAGTTGCCCGTCGTTGGGGAATGCAAAAGAATCGACCAGCTATGAACTACGATAAGTTAAGCCGTTCACTTCGATACTATTACGAAAAAGGGATCATGCAAAAGGTATCAGGCGAAAGATATGTGTACCGATTTGTATGCAGTCCCGACGCTTTGTTTAACTTGGCATTTCCAGACGGTATTCGCCCATTATTAAAACCACAATGCAGCCAGCCGGATAAACTTCAAAATCACCGTTTTATACACCATGAGACTGAGTTTCCTTTACCATATGTTGAAACGTCACATACGAGGGTTCCTTGTAATCTTGATTATTGGAACAAAAACAACGacgttttaaacttttaa
- the LOC100209426 gene encoding 60 kDa heat shock protein, mitochondrial, whose amino-acid sequence MYSLAKLIRPVNRVVNLSPRLSTSFFSTSSNFNSPKEIKTGSEARALLLKGVDLLADTVAVTLGPKGKNVLIEQSFGGPKITKDGVTVAKAIDLPDKYMNMGAKLVQDVANNTNEEAGDGTTTATVLARAIAKGGFDAVSKGANPNEVRKGVMLAVETVTAGLKSLSKKVTTSEEIAQVATISANGDKSVGKLISDAMDRVGKDGVITVKDGKTVSDELEVIEGMKFDRGYISPYFINTAKGQKVEYQNALVLLSQSKISNVQEIIPALELANSNKRPLVIVAEDVDGEALTALVLNRLKIGLQVVAVKAPGFGDNRKNTLKDIAVSTGAEVFGDDLGLKLEEVQLNDLGEVGEVIVTKDDTLFMKGKGDPKEISRRSEQILDEIKATNSDYEKEKFQERLAKLVGGVAVIKIGGHSEVEVNEKKDRVTDALNATRAAAEEGIVPGGGTALIRCAPLLEKLVVSNADQKAGVDIVLAALFKPLTTIIANTGIEAAMIVQKVASNENKEFGYDAATGEFVNLIQAGIIDPTKVVRIALNDAAGVASLLTTTEAVIVELPKDDPPMPPMGGGMGGMGGMGF is encoded by the exons atgtattcactTGCAAAACTTATAAGGCCAGTTAATCGCGTGGTAAATCTTTCTCCGCGGTTATCTACATCATTTTTTAGTACTTCCTCGAATTTCAACTCCCCTAAAGAGATCAAGACTGGCTCAGAGGCAAGAGCACTGTTACTAAAGGGAGTCGATCTTCTTGCTGATACTGTTGCTGTTACATTAGGACCAAAA GGTAAAAATGTTCTTATTGAGCAATCCTTTGGTGGACCTAAAATTACAAAAGATGGAGTTACTGTTGCTAAAGCAATTGACCTACCAGACAAATATATGAATATGGGAGCTAAGCTTGTTCAAGATGTTGCAAATAATACAAATGAAGAGGCTGGTGATGGAACAACTACTGCAACAGTACTTGCTCGTGCAATTGCAAAAGGAGGGTTTGATGCTGTATCAAAAGGTGCCAATCCTAATGAAGTCCGTAAAG GTGTGATGTTGGCTGTTGAAACTGTAACTGCAGGTCTTAAAAGTCTTTCTAAAAAGGTAACAACATCTGAAGAAATAGCGCAAGTTGCTACTATATCTGCCAATGGTGACAAATCAGTAGGCAAACTTATTTCTGATGCTATGGACAGGGTTGGTAAAGATGGTGTAATAACAGTTAAAGATGGAAAAACTGTGAGTGATGAGCTTGAAGTGATTGAAGGAATGAAATTTGATCGTGGCTATATCTCACCATATTTTATCAACACAGCTAAAGGTCAAAAAGTAGAATATCAAAATGCATTAGTTTTGTTATCCcaatcaaaaatatcaaatgttCAGGAAATCATACCTGCACTTGAGCTTGCTAACAGTAACAAACGTCCATTAGTAATAGTAGCTGAAGATGTAGATGGAGAAGCATTAACAGCTCTTGTCCTAAATCGATTAAAGATTGGTTTACAAGTTGTTGCTGTTAAAGCACCTGGTTTTGGTGATAATCGTAAAAACACTTTAAAGGATATTGCTGTTTCTACTGGTGCTGAG GTCTTTGGGGATGATCTCGGTCTAAAATTAGAAGAAGTTCAATTAAATGATCTTGGAGAAGTTGGCGAGGTTATAGTTACAAAAGATGATACACTTTTTATGAAAGGAAAAGGTGACCCAAAAGAAATTTCTCGTCGATCAGAGCAAATTTTAGATGAAATAAAAGCCACTAATTCtgattatgaaaaagaaaaatttcaggAAAGGTTAGCTAAACTTGTTGGTGGCGTTGCAGTTATCAAG attggtGGACATAGTGAAGTTGAAGTAAACGAAAAGAAGGATCGTGTAACAGATGCTTTAAATGCAACACGCGCTGCTGCTGAAGAAGGAATTGTTCCTGGAGGAGGCACTGCTCTAATTCGATGTGCTCCgttattagaaaaattagtTGTATCAAACGCTGATCAAAAAGCTGGTGTTGATATTGTTTTGGCTGCTCTTTTTAAACCTTTAACAACGATAATTGCAAATACTGGAATAGAAGCCGCAATGATAGTGCAAAAG gTCGCTAGCAACGAAAACAAAGAATTCGGTTATGATGCAGCGACTGGTGAATTTGTTAACTTGATTCAAGCTGGAATTATCGATCCAACGAAAGTAGTACGTATTGCATTAAATGATGCTGCCGGTGTTGCATCTCTTCTTACAACTACAGAAGCTGTTATAGTTGAACTTCCTAAAGACGATCCTCCAATGCCACCTATGGGAGGTGGAATGGGTGGCATGGGGGGAATGGGTTTCTAA
- the LOC100208132 gene encoding ETS translocation variant 1 isoform X2: MYKDEDQKVPYIYMEEPLSSLTLAERSVDKNYFPNDKETLYQNDEKSYLYDTHDLFQDLSQMQEHWMRAAHTTKEDQFVPEYSLARKEHAKVLTGYGPVQIKVEDESYKNSYETPCCMINDSSNQISNMNMLQVPSSLQPPITANELSLLGMRNNNLQAPPTAPAPSSSSNMRYEFSPRSPVYPRYASPLRGLKNVPPLDHGNELLRPLTHPNLSNQVLNHTKKSDFKSSDDVTNCTPYDLSHKSSDIAQPNSMQLNFELLGSLESSLDYIKKEAQENRDIPAKESDSELTSGTEYLRHRTLNKKQKHNRLERENPFSRYEGNSRRPYQRRGTLQLWQFLVALLSEDDCQQFICWNGRGLEFKLNDPEEVARRWGMQKNRPAMNYDKLSRSLRYYYEKGIMQKVSGERYVYRFVCSPDALFNLAFPDGIRPLLKPQCSQPDKLQNHRFIHHETEFPLPYVETSHTRVPCNLDYWNKNNDVLNF; this comes from the exons atgtacaaAGATGAAGACCAAAAAGTGCCATATATTTATATGGAG GAACCATTATCCTCATTAACCTTAGCTGAACGATCTGtcgataaaaattattttcccaATGACAAAGAAACTTTGTATCAAAATGATGAAAAATCGTATCTGTACGATACCCATG ATTTATTTCAAGATCTTTCTCAAATGCAAGAACATTGGATGCGAGCTG cCCATACTACTAAAGAAGATCAATTTGTTCCTGAATATTCTTTAGCAAGAAAAGAACATGCTAAAGTGCTAACAG gaTATGGACCAGTACAAATAAAAGTTGAAGacgaaagttacaaaaatagtTACGAAACACCATGCTGCATGATAAATGACTCCTCCAATCAGATTTCTAATATGAATATGCTACAGGTACCATCAAGTTTACAACCTCCGATAACCGCTAACGAGCTGTCATTATTGGGAATGAGAAATAATAACCTTCAAGCACCACCTACTGCTCCTGCTCCATCATCTTCTAGCAACATGCGATATGAATTTAGTCCAAGATCTCCAGTATACCCAAG GTATGCAAGCCCACTACGAGGTTTAAAAAATGTGCCACCACTTGACCATGGAAACGAGTTATTACGTCCGCTTACTCACCCCAATCTTTCGAATCAAGTTTTAAATCATACTAAGAAATCAGATTTCAAATCTTCTGATGATGTAACAAACTGTACACCGTATGATTTATCTCACAAAAGTAGTGATATTGCTCAACCTAATTCTATGCAGTTAAATTTTGAGTTGCTTGGCTCGCTTGAAAGCTCGTTagactatataaaaaaagaagcacaAGAAAACCGGGACATACCTGCAAAAGAGTctg attctGAATTGACAAGCGGAACTGAATATTTACGACATCggacattaaacaaaaaacagaaacaCAATCGTCTTg aaAGAGAGAACCCTTTTAGCCGTTATGAGGGAAACTCACGACGTCCTTATCAAAGACGTGGTACACTGCAACTGTGGCAATTTCTAGTTGCTTTACTCTCAGAGGATGACTGTCAACAGTTTATATGCTGGAATGGTAGGGGATTGGAATTCAAATTAAATGACCCTGAAGAAGTTGCCCGTCGTTGGGGAATGCAAAAGAATCGACCAGCTATGAACTACGATAAGTTAAGCCGTTCACTTCGATACTATTACGAAAAAGGGATCATGCAAAAGGTATCAGGCGAAAGATATGTGTACCGATTTGTATGCAGTCCCGACGCTTTGTTTAACTTGGCATTTCCAGACGGTATTCGCCCATTATTAAAACCACAATGCAGCCAGCCGGATAAACTTCAAAATCACCGTTTTATACACCATGAGACTGAGTTTCCTTTACCATATGTTGAAACGTCACATACGAGGGTTCCTTGTAATCTTGATTATTGGAACAAAAACAACGacgttttaaacttttaa
- the LOC100205882 gene encoding 10 kDa heat shock protein, mitochondrial, with the protein MAGLRKLVPLFDRVIVQRVVAETKSTGGILLPEKSVGKVNEATVVSVGPGGRDQSGKIVPVSVKPGDSVLLPEYGGTKIELGDKEYVIFRDSELLGKFEN; encoded by the exons ATG GCTGGTCTTAGAAAATTGGTCCCTTTGTTTGATAGAGTTATTGTTCAAAGAGTTGTAGCTGAAACT AAATCGACTGGTGGAATTCTATTGCCAGAAAAAAGTGTTGGCAAAGTTAATGAAGCTACAGTAGTTTCAGTGGGGCCTGGAGGAAGAGATCAG tcCGGAAAAATTGTTCCCGTATCTGTAAAACCAGGCGATAGTGTTTTATTACCTGAATATGGAGGTACAAAAATTGAACTAGGAGATAAG GAATATGTTATCTTCCGTGATTCAGAGCTCCTAgggaaatttgaaaattaa